The following DNA comes from Buttiauxella agrestis.
AAATATGCGCAAGAATACGCACGCCGTCGATGATTTGCGCCGCGCAATCCTGCATCAGACGGTCATCGGCGGTAATGTAAGGCTCACACTCCGCGGCGTTGATGATCAGCGTGTCGATTTTATCGCCGCCACCGAGCAATTTATTCCCGGTCGGGAAGCCTGCGCCGCCCAGACCGGCAACACCAAATTGATGAATACGCGCAATTAATTCTTCACGGCTATGCGACGTATAATCATGCCAACCGTCACGTTCAATCCAGGTATCTTCGCCATCGGCTTCAATAATCACACTCAGCTCAGCCAATGCAGAAGGATGGGCGGTCGAGTGGGGCGCAATGGCGGTGATGGTTCCGGAAGTTGGAGCATGAACAGGCAACATGCGACCACGCCCACGTGTCAAAGGTTGACCACGCAGCACATAATCGCCTGCTTTCACGCACAGCTCACCTTCAGCACCAATGTGCTGCTTCAATGGAATAACCAGCTTTTGTGGCAAAGGAACCTGGCGTAGTGGCGTGCCATTTGACTGAGTTTTCATTTCTGGCGGATGAATGCCACCATCGAAATCCCAGATTTTGTCTTTTTTGAAACGGGTAAATAACTTAAGCATTTTGCTCCACCGGAATGAGTCTAACCGGGATGGTCTGCAGATCCCACTTCCAGCTTTCTGTGGTGGTTTCGACCGGGCGCAGCTCAATACAACGCGTAGGGCACGGGTCGACACATAAATTGCATCCGGTGCAAAGGTCACTAATTACGGTATGCATGGCGCGAGTCGCACCGACAATGGCATCCACCGGGCAGGCCTGAATGCACTTGGTGCAGCCAATACAATTTGGTTCGTCGATAACGGCTAACATGCGAACGGGTTCCAATGCCTGAGCATCGCCTTCAATGGGCTGGGGATCCACGTTAAGTAAGGTTGCGATTTTGTGCATCACGGCTTCACCGCCAGGTGCGCATAAGTTGATTTTTGCACCCTGATTACCCACGGCTTCCGCATATGGACGGCAACCAGGATAGCCGCATTGCCCGCATTGACTCTGGGGTAACAGTTCGTCCAGTTTATCGACAATTGGGTCTTCTTCGACGCGAAAACGACGCGAGGCATAACCGAGGATCAGCCCGAAGACCAGACCCAACAGGCCCAGCGCAATAACAGCAATCCAAATCGTACTCATCAGAACTTCACCAACCCGCTAAAGCCCATAAAGGCCAGAGACATCAAACCGGCGGTAATAAGCGCGATGGCATTGCCACGAAATGGCGCGGGCACGTCGGCAACCGCTAAACGTTCGCGAATAGCCGCAAACAACACCATCACCAGCGAGAAACCCACGGCGGCAGAAAAACCATAAAGGGCTGATTGCAGGAAGTTATGGCCGAGATTGATGTTCAACAACGCGACGCCCAGCACCGCACAGTTAGTGGTGATTAGCGGTAAAAAGATACCCAGCAGGCGATAGAGCGCCGGGCTGGTTTTGCGCACCACCATTTCGGTAAATTGCACGACGACGGCAATAACCAGAATAAACGCCAGCGTGCGCAAATAGACGAGGTCAAGAGGGATAAGGATCAACTCGTTGACCAGCCACGCACAAATAGACGCCAGGGTGAGTACAAAAGTGGTCGCCAGCCCCATGCCGATGGCCGTTTCCAATTTTTTGGAAACTCCCATAAACGGACACAGGCCAAGAAACTTCACTAATACGAAGTTATTAACCAGTACCGTACCAACAAAGAGCAGCAAATAATCTGTCATGAATGAGACCTGAAACAAAAAAAAGCCGCCTATTATCGTCTAACCGACCGATGACGACAACTGGGCGTTTATAAGGTTATTACGGCGAAACTACGGATTGATAAATGTCTGCTTCACGCGTTGCGAACGCTTGAGGTACGGAACCAACAAAGCCGCAGCTAACAGCGGGAACATCAACTGGCGCAATGCCAGATCGTCACTCACTGGGGAAAACGCGAAGGCTTTAACCGCTAACAACACCGACAGCAATAACCAAAGAATATAATGACGGACCACATTCTTACGACGTTTAAAGAAGGCGATAGTCAACCACACGGTATAACCCCACATGGCAATTGCGCAGGCAATCGAGGTGTACCAAAACATCACCATTTTGGGGCCTTGCGCGCTCATAAGTCGATGGCTTTCTGGGGAGATAAGCATCATAAGATAAATGGCGAGGGCAATACTGCTGCTGAGTAAGGTCATCAGAAGCCAGGCGAGAGGGGCAAGAAGCCAGCCTGCAATGCGGGGTGCTCGCCCAGGTACTTGCGTTGTCGTCATGTTACCTCCCGAAAAAGAATAAGACTTTCCTTATGAGATTCATAAGGCGGGAGGATTATAAGGTTTTTTTAACGCTTTGCTACCGCAAGCTGCGCTACAGCACATATCGCCA
Coding sequences within:
- the rsxB gene encoding electron transport complex subunit RsxB; translated protein: MSTIWIAVIALGLLGLVFGLILGYASRRFRVEEDPIVDKLDELLPQSQCGQCGYPGCRPYAEAVGNQGAKINLCAPGGEAVMHKIATLLNVDPQPIEGDAQALEPVRMLAVIDEPNCIGCTKCIQACPVDAIVGATRAMHTVISDLCTGCNLCVDPCPTRCIELRPVETTTESWKWDLQTIPVRLIPVEQNA
- the rsxA gene encoding electron transport complex subunit RsxA encodes the protein MTDYLLLFVGTVLVNNFVLVKFLGLCPFMGVSKKLETAIGMGLATTFVLTLASICAWLVNELILIPLDLVYLRTLAFILVIAVVVQFTEMVVRKTSPALYRLLGIFLPLITTNCAVLGVALLNINLGHNFLQSALYGFSAAVGFSLVMVLFAAIRERLAVADVPAPFRGNAIALITAGLMSLAFMGFSGLVKF
- a CDS encoding DUF2569 domain-containing protein — its product is MTTTQVPGRAPRIAGWLLAPLAWLLMTLLSSSIALAIYLMMLISPESHRLMSAQGPKMVMFWYTSIACAIAMWGYTVWLTIAFFKRRKNVVRHYILWLLLSVLLAVKAFAFSPVSDDLALRQLMFPLLAAALLVPYLKRSQRVKQTFINP